From a region of the Daphnia pulicaria isolate SC F1-1A chromosome 1, SC_F0-13Bv2, whole genome shotgun sequence genome:
- the LOC124352038 gene encoding glycine cleavage system H protein-like, whose amino-acid sequence MAVCVNVFHKCLRLPSTLLKLRPVVHKLNATQITRTFCSTNALAARKYTEQHEWIDVQGKIGTVGVTDYAQGALGDVVFAQLPEPDSELNQMDDCGALESVKAASELYSPVSGTVVEKNKDVEETPALINQSPYEQGWLFKIQLSKPEELDALLDEAGYENHLKNTGH is encoded by the exons ATGGCCGTCTGcgtgaatgtgttccacaagTGCCTTCGATTACCTTCTACTTTGCTCAAACTACGACCTGTTGTTCACAAACTCAATGCAACTCAAATTACTCGTACATTTTGTTCCACGAATGCACTAGCAG CAAGAAAATATACAGAACAGCATGAATGGATCGATGTCCAAGGTAAAATTGGAACCGTCGGAGTGACCGACTACGCACAAGGTGCTCTTGGAGATGTTGTATTTGCTCAACTTCCTGAACCTGACTCGGAGCTCAATCAAATGG ATGACTGTGGAGCTTTGGAAAGTGTCAAAGCTGCCAGTGAACTCTACAGCCCAGTCAGTGGAACCGTCGTAGAAAAGAACAAGGATGTTGAAGAGACTCCAGCATTGATCAACCAGTCTCCATACGAGCAAGGATGGCTATTCAAAATCCAGCTCAGCAAACCAGAGGAGCTTGACGCCTTGCTAGACGAAGCAGGCTATGAAAACCATTTGAAAAACACAGGCCATTAA
- the LOC124352054 gene encoding pyruvate dehydrogenase phosphatase regulatory subunit, mitochondrial-like: MGTCLVRNSTIRCCFRRSYSFTNAEAIPSHAKVVICGGGVQGAALGYFLAQHGWGQDTLILDQGKIGRATPWHMSGLIGIFKPTSTETRITEESIKLYDELARMGYDTGFKQCGSLLLARTRDRMTHFRRMKSHAVCRKIECYLLTNEEIAKRYPYINTQDLQGGLWIPIDAVADPHKICESLAALAAAKGVRMFEHIQVNRVLTSQNKVAAVETDRGTIKCDFFVNCAGFWARSLGKKTEPLVKVPVQAVEHYYLHTKPVKDIDENMPVVRDLDGHVYFRVQNGCVLAGGFEPLAKPVFEDGALPLSVEDSRLEVDWDHFAPMLEQMVQRVPLMRNAVLDKLCNGPESFSPDCKWVLGEASEVDNYFVATGMKSLGIASAGGVAKHLSEWIVTGKPPYPLNELNVQRFVPLHNNRQFLLERMREVPGVHYQLPYPFSEFRTGRRLRVSPVFPRLKAAGAVFGQTMGYERPAYYEPKPYQDSDIEDLTSRSTGGTSQNVEAPFRVAYTNTFMKPHWFESVRNEYRACRESVAIADYSSFTKLDLTSPGSEVVDFLQYVCSNDVDVPIGAILHTGMHNENGGYESDCSLARLSDNHYMMIAPIIQQTRCQAWLRRQQQKFAGGNNASVNISDVTSLYTALCVMGPLSRAVLSELTEADLSPKSFPFFTVKEMDMGSASGIRAMNLTHTGEMGWVLYIPNEAALHVYDKIMEHGRKYAIHHAGYLATRSLRVERFYAYWGQDIDASTTPLECGRGFRVKLNSDINFIGREALLKQKKEGVQRMYVQFQLDDHDPEIDPWPWGSEPIYRNGEFAGMVTTAGFGFTLNRQVCLGYVQNYDVTGTVHRLTPDYVTSGQYEVDIAGLRYNARVSLRSPTLPTKFRETYGDHYVATRHGGGA, from the exons atggGGACGTGTCTTGTTCGAAACTCAACAATTCGGTGTTGTTTTAGGCGTTCTTACAGTTTCACTAACGCTGAAGCAATACCGTCACATGCCAAAGTAGTAATATGTGGTGGAGGAGTTCAAGGTGCTGCTCTAGGTTACTTTTTGGCCCAGCATGGTTGGGGCCAAGACACTCTCATTCTGGATCAAGGAAAAATTGGACGGGCCACTCCCTGGCACATGTCAGGACTG ATTGGAATCTTCAAGCCCACCTCAACAGAAACTAGAATAACTGAAGAGAGTATCAAACTTTATGATGAACTGGCCAGAATGGGCTATGACACAGGATTTAAGCAATGTGGATCTTTACTTTTGGCTCGCACCAGAGATCGGATGACCCATTTCAGGAGAATGAAATCTCATGCAGTTTGTCGCAAGATTGAGTGTTACCTGCTCACCAATGAAGAGATTGCCAAGAGGTATCCATACATCAACACTCAAGATCTTCAGGGCGGCCTATGGATACCGATCGACGCTGTTGCCGACCCACACAAAATATGCGAGAGTTTGGCCGCATTAGCTGCCGCAAAGGGTGTCCGTATGTTCGAGCACATCCAAGTGAACCGAGTGCTTACCAGCCAAAACAAGGTCGCTGCTGTCGAAACCGACCGAGGCACTATCAAATGCGATTTCTTTGTTAATTGTGCCGGATTTTGGGCACGATCGCTGGGCAAGAAAACTGAACCGCTAGTCAAAGTTCCCGTCCAGGCAGTCGAGCACTATTACCTTCACACGAAGCCCGTCAAAGACATTGATGAAAACATGCCCGTCGTTCGCGATCTTGACGGTCACGTCTACTTCCGAGTACAAAACGGTTGTGTCCTGGCAGGCGGATTCGAACCTTTGGCCAAACCTGTATTTGAAGACGGTGCACTGCCTCTTTCAGTCGAAGACAGTCGATTGGAAGTAGACTGGGATCATTTCGCACCAATGCTGGAACAAATG gtTCAACGAGTTCCCCTTATGCGAAACGCTGTTCTCGATAAACTCTGCAACGGACCAGAAAGCTTCTCTCCTGATTGTAAATGGGTTCTGGGCGAGGCTTCAGAAGTGGACAACTACTTTGTCGCCACTGGAATGAAGTCGTTGGGAATAGCTTCGGCTGGAGGCGTGGCTAAACATTTATCTGAATGGATAGTAACGGGCAAACCGCCGTACCCACTCAACGAACTGAACGTCCAGCGATTCGTGCCACTACACAACAACCGTCAATTTCTGCTGGAGCGAATGCGGGAGGTGCCTGGTGTCCACTATCAATTGCCTTATCCATTCAGCGAATTCCGCACTGGCCGCCGCTTACGCGTTTCCCCGGTTTTCCCTCGCCTTAAAGCAGCCGGCGCCGTGTTCGGCCAAACGATGGGCTACGAACGACCCGCTTACTACGAGCCCAAACCTTACCAGGATTCCGACATCGAGGATCTGACTAGCCGTTCGACTGGGGGCACTAGTCAAAACGTTGAAGCTCCGTTTCGTGTGGCCTACACCAATACGTTCATGAAACCGCACTGGTTCGAAAGTGTGCGAAACGAATATCGCGCCTGTCGCGAGTCAGTTGCCATCGCTGACTACTCTTCATTCACCAAGCTGGATTTGACATCACCTGGTTCGGAGGTTGTTGATTTCCTGCAATATGTGTGCTCCAACGACGTGGACGTCCCAATTGGCGCAATTCTCCACACGGGAATGCACAATGAAAACG GTGGATATGAAAGTGATTGCTCCTTGGCAAGACTCTCGGATAACCATTACATGATGATTGCACCCATCATTCAGCAGAC GCGGTGTCAAGCTTGGCTTCGGCGTCAGCAACAGAAATTCGCCGGTGGAAATAATGCCAGCGTCAACATTTCGGACGTCACTTCGTTGTACACAGCTCTCTGCGTCATGGGTCCACTTTCACGGGCCGTTCTGTCGGAGTTAACCGAGGCCGATTTGAGTCCCAAGTCATTTCCGTTTTTCACCGTCAAAGAAATGGACATGGGCTCGGCATCGGGCATCCGGGCCATGAACTTGACACACACTGGTGAAATGGGATGGGTCCTCTACATTCCCAATGAGGCAGCCCTGCACGTTTACGATAAAATTATGGAACACGGGCGCAAGTACGCCATTCATCACGCAGGATACCTGGCCACTCGTAGTCTCCG ggtGGAGAGGTTCTATGCCTATTGGGGTCAGGATATCGATGCATCAACGACACCGCTCGAGTGTGGACGTGGCTTTCGCGTCAAACTAAACAGCGACATCAATTTCATCGGCCGTGAGGCTTTgctcaaacagaaaaaagaaggtgTTCAACGTATGTATGTCCAGTTCCAACTTGACGACCACGATCCAGAAATTGATCCCTGGCCATGGGGCAGTGAACCTATTTACCGCAACGGAGAATTCGCTGGCATGGTTACCACGGCAGGATTTGGTTTTACCCTCAATCGACAG GTATGTCTGGGTTATGTCCAAAACTACGACGTTACCGGGACAGTCCACCGTCTAACTCCCGATTACGTGACCAGCGGTCAATATGAAGTCGACATCGCCGGATTGCGCTACAACGCCAGAGTCTCACTACGTTCACCAACGTTGCCAACCAAGTTCCGCGAAACTTACGGAGATCACTATGTGGCAACTCGTCATGGAGGTGGGGCTTGA
- the LOC124321286 gene encoding uncharacterized protein LOC124321286: MASILLIKIVVVSLLVFALETSSVAGVTKFGECNGLRLENTASGISPSKCVQLGGTCCDLGSYMTNEPKAMKATEKCLTCYKSSVKVKCTGTLIRSKPWNWGTDANTWVTAKTCIAQKGQCCTGYNKPFNPKSTPNEFSCNNCYSGTPTSTGCSGKLLSSIDFTPKVCVQLGGHCCDGDWQGTTEGSAFCTSAIFNSALLKNCNLCYSGSPKVVV, from the exons ATGGCTAGTATTTTACTGATAAAG ATCGTCGTCGTTTCTCTACTTGTTTTTGCCTTGGAAACATCAAGTGTGgcgg GAGTTACAAAGTTTGGTGAATGCAACGGGCTTAGACTCGAAAATACGGCTTCCGGAATTTCTCCAAGTAAATGTGTTCAATTGGGTGGAACATGCTGCGATTTGGGCAGTTATA TGACTAACGAACCAAAAGCAATGAAGGCAACTGAAAAGTGTCTAACATGTTACAAATCGAGTGTCAAGGTGAAATGCACTGGAACATTAATTCGATCTAAGCCTTGGAATTGGGGCACCGATGCCAACACATGGGTTACGGCTAAAACCTGCATTGCCCAGAAGGGCCAGTGCTGCACAGGTTATAACAAACCCTTCAACCCGAAAAGTACTCCAAATGAATTTTCCTGCAATAATTGCTATTCTGGTACACCGACAAGCACTGGGTGCAGTGGTAAACTTCTGTCCTCTATTGATTTCACACCAAAAGTCTGTGTTCAGCTGGGAGGACATTGCTGTGATGGAGACTGGCAAG GCACCACAGAGGGTTCAGCTTTTTGCACTTCGGCAATTTTTAATTCTGCACTTCTGAAAAATTGCAATCTCTGTTACAGTGGATCTCCAAAGGTTGTTGTCTAG